The DNA segment TGTCGAAACGCGTGCTGACCCTGACCGGGCGGATGTCGGTGTTTCGCGCACCGGTGATCACCAATCCGGAATTCATCGCCGACGTCGAAAGCGACTCGCTGGATCACTGGCGTCTGGGCCGCTTCAAGTTCCTCACCGGTGATGACAAGTCCAGCTGGTACAGCCTGATGCGCCTGGGCTACGACACCTTTTACGTGCCGGACGCGGCGATCAACACGGTCGAGCACCCGCCGGAAAAGAGCTTCCTCAAGGCCAGCCGCAAACTGATGTTCCGCTGGTACGGCAACAACCTTCGGCAGAACTCCCGGGCCATGAAGCTGGGAACCAAACGTCTGGGGCTGTTCACCAGCCTGGTGCTGTTCGACCAACGCGTGTCGATGTGGACCTGCCTGCTCGGCCTGGCCGTGGCGATCATCGCCAGCATCAAGTACAGCATCGCCTTCCTGCTGATCTATCTGCTGTGGATCGGCACCACGCGGCTGATCCTGACGCTTTTGTTGTCCGTCAGCGGGCACCACATCGGCCCGGCTTATCCGCTGATTCTTTATTACAACCAGATCGTCGGCGCGCTGGTGAAGATCTACGTGTTCTTCCGCCTCGACCAACAATCCTGGACCCGTCAGCCCACCAAGCTAAACCGCGATCTCGCCAGCTTTCAGCGCTGGTTCAACACCTGGTCGTCCCGAACCATGACCTTCTCTGCCGCCAGCGTGTTTATTGCCGCGCTGTTGCTAGTGGTCTGACCGGACATGAATGGAATTAGTGAGCATTTGAGTAGGAATATCACCATGAATACAGCCGTCAACGTCAATGTGGTGCATGAGTCGGAAGCCCAGCGCCAGCACGCCCGGGTCAAGCTCCCGGCGAAGGTCCGCTTCTTCGGGAAAAGCCGCGAAGTGGTCGAACAAGCCCTGCTGGATCTTTCCGCCGGCGGCTTTGCCTACAGCGCCAGCAAGATCCCGGTGCAGGTCGGTGATTACCACAAAGGCAAATTGCTGTTTGTGATCGACAACCTAAGCCTGGCCATCGACGTGGAATTCCAGGTGCGTTCGGTCGACTTCGACAGCGGCCGCGTCGGTTGCCAGTTCCACAATATGCAACCGCGCGAGATCGCCACCCTACGCCACCTGATCACCGCACACCTGAGTGGCGAATTGGTCAGCGTCGGCGAACTGCTGACCACCCTGCAGCGGGAGAACTTCACCAAAGCGCGCAAAGAAAAAGCCGGCGCGTCCGGCATGAGCGCCATCGGCCGCCTGCGCGCAGTGAGCTTCAGCCTGGGGCTGTTCCTGGTCGGGTTGGCCGCCTTCGGCTTTATCTTCAAGTCGGTCTACGGCCTGTACTTCGTCACTCATGCACAGTCCGGCCTGGTTCGCGTGCCCGGCATGCAGGTCACCATGCCCCGTGAAGGTACGGTACAGAGCCTGGTCGGTACCAATAGCCAGGTTGCCAAAGGCGCGCCGATCGCAACCTTCAGCGCCTCCATGCTGGAGATGCTCAAAGGTCACCTGGGCGAAGAGCAGCTCAACCCGGCCAACGTCGAAACCCTGTTTGGCAAGCAGATGAAAGGCACCCTGACCAGCCCCTGCGACTGCACCGTGGCGCGCCAACTGGTGGCCGACGGGCAGTACGCCAGCAAGGGCGAGGTGATCTTCCAATTGGTGCCGCAAGGCAGCCAGGCCAGCATCGAAGCGCGCTTCCCCTACAACAAGTTCAATGAAGTCAAACCCGGAGCCCGCGTCAGCTTCCTGGTTGCCGGTGAAGCCGAGTCCCGGCGCGGCAAGATCGTCAGCAGCAGCTTGAACGATAGCGACAACCTGTCCTCGGACATCCGCGTGCAGATCCAGCCGGATGAGCCGCTGGACAGCGCCCTCGCCGGCCACCCGGTGGAAGTCAGCAGTGATCGCGGCCCCTCGCTCGATTGGCTGATCGACAAAGCCCTGGCGGCTGGACTCTAAGGGAGGCATGCCCGTGGCTAACACTCAACCGCAACTACTGCTGCTCGTCGCGGCGCTGAGCCTGGCGGGCTGCGCCGGCCTGCCAGATCAGCGCTTGGCCAATGAAGCGCTGAAGAACGGTGATGCCGCGACCGCCGAGCAGAACTACCGGCAGCTCGCCGAACTGGGTTACGCCGATGCCCAAGTCGGCCTGGCCGATATCCAGCTCGAGAGCGGTGACCCCGAACTGCTGCGCCAAGCCGAAGCAACTTACCGGCAGGCGGCGGATCACTCACCGCGCGCCGCGGCACGGTTGGGCAAACTGCTGGCGGTGAAACCGAATGCCACTGAAACCGAGCGCCAGGAAGCCGGACAACTGCTCGAGCAGGCCTTCGCCGGCGGCGAACAAGGCGCCTTGCTGCCGCTGGCGATGCTCTACCTGCAATACCCGCAGAGCTTCCCCAAGGTGAATGCGCAGCAACGCATCAGCCAATGGCGTGCAGCCGGTTATCCGCAGGCCGAGCTGGCGCAGCTGCTGCTCTATCGCACCCAGGGCAACTACGACCAGCACCTGGATGACGTGGAGCGCATCTGCAAGCAGGCGCTGAGCACCGCGGATGTCTGCTACGTCGAGCTGGCCACCGTGTACCAAAAACGCGGCCAGAACGAACAGCAAGCGGCGTTGCTGGAACAGCTGCAAAGCGCCTACCAGCACGGTGCGGTACCGGCGCAGCGGGTGGAGAGCGTCGCGCAAGTGCTGGCCGACCAGGAGCTGGGCAAACCGGACGAAAAAACCGCACAGCGCCTGCTCGAACAGATCGCCCCGAGCTACCCCGCTGCCTGGGTCAGCCTGGCTCGCCTGCTTTACGACTATCCGGCCCTGGGTGACGTCGACAAGCTGCTCGAGTACCTCGAGCACGGTCGCGACGCCGCGCAACCGCGCGCGGAACTGCTGTTGGGCAAGCTCTACTACGAAGGCAAGCTGCTCCCGCAGGACCCGCAAAAAGCCGAGCAGCACCTGCTCAAGGCCGCGCCCAGCGAAATCAGCGCCAACTACTACCTCGGCCAACTGTACCGCCGCGGCTACCTCGGCCAGATCGACCCGGAGCAGGCACTGCAGCACCTGCTCGCCGCCGCCCGTGGCGGCCAGAACAGCGCCGACCTTCGCCCTCGCGCGATGTTCTCGCAGGGGCCGTGGGCATTCAGCCCGACAGGTAAAACGCCTACGTCTTCAGCGCTCGCCGTGCTCAAGGCACACCGCAGGCCGCCGGGACTGGCCGCATAACAGGGGGGGATCGATCAGCAATTGCCGGGCCAAAGCTGCACGAAGCACAGGCCAGCGCTTGCTGCGGTGAAGAACAGCAACTGCGCGGCGCGGCCAGCAGGAG comes from the Pseudomonas cavernicola genome and includes:
- the alg8 gene encoding mannuronan synthase, whose protein sequence is MDRLKQGFADAAGWLFYLSLLMGIALALPRTVFDPESKDFLLLIGAVGIWRYSMGAMHFLRGMLFLYVVFPHYRRKAKKLGKDADPSHVFLMVTSFRIDALTTAMVYQSVIREAIECGYPTTVVCSIVELSDEFLVKSLWEKYNPPAHVALDFVRIAGTGKRDGLAHGFRAISRHLPDQDAVVAVIDGDSVLEPGVVKATVPYFKLFPNVGGLTTNEFCEVRGGYIMSEWHKLRFAQRHLNMCSMGLSKRVLTLTGRMSVFRAPVITNPEFIADVESDSLDHWRLGRFKFLTGDDKSSWYSLMRLGYDTFYVPDAAINTVEHPPEKSFLKASRKLMFRWYGNNLRQNSRAMKLGTKRLGLFTSLVLFDQRVSMWTCLLGLAVAIIASIKYSIAFLLIYLLWIGTTRLILTLLLSVSGHHIGPAYPLILYYNQIVGALVKIYVFFRLDQQSWTRQPTKLNRDLASFQRWFNTWSSRTMTFSAASVFIAALLLVV
- a CDS encoding alginate biosynthesis protein Alg44, translated to MNTAVNVNVVHESEAQRQHARVKLPAKVRFFGKSREVVEQALLDLSAGGFAYSASKIPVQVGDYHKGKLLFVIDNLSLAIDVEFQVRSVDFDSGRVGCQFHNMQPREIATLRHLITAHLSGELVSVGELLTTLQRENFTKARKEKAGASGMSAIGRLRAVSFSLGLFLVGLAAFGFIFKSVYGLYFVTHAQSGLVRVPGMQVTMPREGTVQSLVGTNSQVAKGAPIATFSASMLEMLKGHLGEEQLNPANVETLFGKQMKGTLTSPCDCTVARQLVADGQYASKGEVIFQLVPQGSQASIEARFPYNKFNEVKPGARVSFLVAGEAESRRGKIVSSSLNDSDNLSSDIRVQIQPDEPLDSALAGHPVEVSSDRGPSLDWLIDKALAAGL
- a CDS encoding alginate biosynthesis protein AlgK, whose protein sequence is MANTQPQLLLLVAALSLAGCAGLPDQRLANEALKNGDAATAEQNYRQLAELGYADAQVGLADIQLESGDPELLRQAEATYRQAADHSPRAAARLGKLLAVKPNATETERQEAGQLLEQAFAGGEQGALLPLAMLYLQYPQSFPKVNAQQRISQWRAAGYPQAELAQLLLYRTQGNYDQHLDDVERICKQALSTADVCYVELATVYQKRGQNEQQAALLEQLQSAYQHGAVPAQRVESVAQVLADQELGKPDEKTAQRLLEQIAPSYPAAWVSLARLLYDYPALGDVDKLLEYLEHGRDAAQPRAELLLGKLYYEGKLLPQDPQKAEQHLLKAAPSEISANYYLGQLYRRGYLGQIDPEQALQHLLAAARGGQNSADLRPRAMFSQGPWAFSPTGKTPTSSALAVLKAHRRPPGLAA